The window TTGATCAGGGTCTCGACGCGCACCACGATGGTCTTGTCGCCCTTGTCGCTGACCACGATGCCGGTCAGCACCCGCTTGTTCGCGCTGTGTGCCTGTTCTGCCATGACTACGCTCCAACTTCCTTCGTCCGGAGAACGGTCAGGATCCGGGCGATGTTCTTTTTCACTTCGGGAATCCGCTGGGTGTTCTCCAGCTGGGCCGTCGCGTGCTGAAAGCGGAGGTTGAACAGCTCCTGGCGGTAGGCGCCGAGCTTCTCGTTCAGCTGCTCGGCAGAGAGCTCACGCATTTCCTTGGCTTTCATCTTACAGCCCCTCCCTCATGACGATGACGGTCTTCACGGACAGCTTGTGCGACGCGCGAACCAGCGCCTCGCGGGCAAGTTCCATGCTCACGCCCTTGATCTCGTAGAGCACGTGGCCGGGCTTGACCGGGGCGTAGTAGCCCGCGGGAGCGCCCTTGCCCTTGCCCTGACGGACTTCGGCGGGCTTGGAGGTGTAGACCTGGTCGGGGAAGATGCGAATCCACACCTGACCGCCGCGCTTGATGTGGCGCATCATGGCGATACGCGCGGCCTCGATCTCCTGGCTGGTCAGCTTGCCGTGCTCCAGGGTCTTGATGCCGATATCACCGAAGGCAACGGTGTTGCCACGGGTGGCCATCCCGCGCAGGCGCCCTTTCATGCGCTTGCGGAATTTGGTCCTTCTGGGGGTCAGCATTACTTCTCCACCTCGTGATCTAAGATCTCACCCTTGAAAATCCAGACCTTGACGCCGATGACGCCGTAGGTCGTGCGCGCGGTGGCCAGACCGTAGTCCAGGTCGGCGCGCAGGGTGTGCAGCGGCACGCGGCCATCGCGGTACCACTCGGAACGGGCGATCTCGGCCCCGGCCAGGCGGCCCGAGCAGAAGACCTTGATGCCCTCGG is drawn from Desulfocurvus vexinensis DSM 17965 and contains these coding sequences:
- the rpmC gene encoding 50S ribosomal protein L29; its protein translation is MKAKEMRELSAEQLNEKLGAYRQELFNLRFQHATAQLENTQRIPEVKKNIARILTVLRTKEVGA
- the rplP gene encoding 50S ribosomal protein L16; the protein is MLTPRRTKFRKRMKGRLRGMATRGNTVAFGDIGIKTLEHGKLTSQEIEAARIAMMRHIKRGGQVWIRIFPDQVYTSKPAEVRQGKGKGAPAGYYAPVKPGHVLYEIKGVSMELAREALVRASHKLSVKTVIVMREGL